In a genomic window of Acipenser ruthenus chromosome 41, fAciRut3.2 maternal haplotype, whole genome shotgun sequence:
- the LOC131709031 gene encoding tol-Pal system protein TolA-like, producing the protein MVEAENEAKARAKASTEAEVKARVEAENEAKAKAEAKAKAEDDAKARIRARLLPGSNAVPEAWAEAKPETGTEAKTGARARRKAKLLPGSNAVPEAWIEAEAKTGARARARRRAKLSAVPEAWSEPYAVPEAWTLPNAVPEAWTAPNAVPEARTAPNAVPEAWTEIKPKAKTDARKSPAGSSSAEPPDEPHANAGKADVSRNKGPTTCARLFRKMCWKWRAEKVQRERPFLTLTEINFSLDCHQHQQQQQRTSKASTAETLCMSMKKCFTKRIQKIFKKSGGNPETKSQKYIKKTKEKKPAARKPVEHQNPAGGFGARKMGLAFKNHAHPKMRL; encoded by the exons ATGGTTGAAGCTGAGAATGAGGCCAAGGCCAGGGCTAAGGCCAGTACTGAGGCTGAAGTCAAGGCCAGGGTTGAAGCTGAGAATGAGGCCAAGGCCAAGGCTGAAGCTAAAGCTAAAGCTGAAGATGATGCTAAAGCTAGGATCAGAGCTAGGCTTCTGCCTGGGTCCAATGCTGTGCCAGAGGCCTGGGCTGAGGCTAAACCAGAGACCGGGACTGAGGCTAAGACTGGGGCCAGGGCTCGGAGAAAAGCGAAGCTTCTGCCTGGGTCCAATGCTGTGCCGGAGGCCTGGATTGAGGCTGAGGCTAAGACTGGGGCTAGGGCTCGGGCTAGGAGAAGAGCTAAGCTCAGTGCTGTGCCAGAGGCCTGGTCTGAGCCCTATGCTGTGCCAGAGGCATGGACTCTGCCCAATGCTGTGCCAGAGGCCTGGACTGCGCCCAATGCTGTGCCAGAGGCCAGGACTGCGCCCAATGCTGTGCCAGAGGCCTGGACTGAGATTAAGCCAAAGGCCAAAACGGACGCCCGAAAGTCACCGGCGGGCAGCTCCAGTGCCGAACCTCCCGATGAGCCTCACGCCAACGCAGGGAAGGCAGACGTCTCCCGCAACAAGGGCCCCACGACCTGTGCCAGGCTCTTCAGGAAAATGTGCTGGAAATGGAGAGCCGAGAAGGTCCAGCGGGAGCGCCCTTTTCTAACACTAACCGAGATCAACTTCTCCCTCGATTGCCAtcagcaccagcagcagcagcagaggactAGCAAG GCGTCCACTGCAGAGACCCTTTGCATGAGCATGAAGAAATGTTTTACAAAACGGATTCAGAAAATATTTAAGAAGTCAGGAGGGAATCCAGAAACTAAAAGCCAGAAGTACATCAAAAAAACAAAGGAGAAGAAACCCGCGGCCCGCAAACCCGTCGAACACCAAAATCCTGCAGGCGGCTTCGGAGCCAGAAAAATGGGTTTGGCTTTTAAAAACCACGCCCACCCCAAGATGCGTTTATAG